A genomic segment from Bradyrhizobium sp. CB1015 encodes:
- a CDS encoding GlsB/YeaQ/YmgE family stress response membrane protein: MSMGGLLWIIVVGFIAGLIARWLAPGPNNPSGFILTTILGIAGAFLATFVGQAIGHYSPDQGAGFITATIGAVVVLFIWHRLVASGVIKG; encoded by the coding sequence ATGAGCATGGGCGGCCTGTTGTGGATCATTGTCGTCGGCTTCATTGCCGGCCTCATCGCGCGCTGGCTGGCGCCGGGGCCGAACAATCCGAGCGGCTTCATCCTCACCACCATCCTCGGCATCGCCGGCGCCTTCCTGGCGACCTTCGTCGGCCAGGCCATCGGGCATTACAGCCCGGATCAGGGCGCCGGCTTCATCACGGCCACGATCGGCGCAGTGGTGGTGCTGTTCATCTGGCACCGGCTGGTGGCGAGTGGCGTGATCAAGGGGTAG
- a CDS encoding YidB family protein has protein sequence MGLLDVLNGMQNGPRGPSTPNSEKSSGGMSPMTMALLGLLAWKAFKHFTTSQSGSAPQPSPSPAPPPVNAGAGGGSLSDMLKGGLGGLLAGGAAGTVLSGGLGDLLNQLQQGGHGDAANSWVGKGENKPIAPGDLASALGADQIESLSAQSGLSREELLNGLSQYLPQVVDHLTPDGRLPTENELSGRI, from the coding sequence ATGGGTCTACTCGACGTCCTCAACGGCATGCAGAACGGCCCGCGCGGCCCCTCTACGCCGAACTCAGAGAAATCCTCCGGCGGCATGTCGCCGATGACCATGGCGCTGCTCGGCCTGCTTGCCTGGAAGGCGTTCAAGCATTTCACGACCAGCCAGTCAGGCTCGGCGCCGCAACCTTCACCATCGCCCGCACCGCCACCGGTGAACGCGGGTGCAGGCGGCGGCAGCTTGAGCGACATGCTCAAGGGCGGCCTCGGCGGCCTGCTCGCGGGCGGCGCGGCCGGCACCGTGCTCAGCGGCGGGCTCGGCGATCTGCTTAACCAGCTCCAGCAGGGTGGCCACGGCGACGCCGCGAATTCCTGGGTCGGCAAGGGGGAGAACAAGCCGATCGCGCCGGGCGATCTCGCCAGCGCACTCGGTGCCGACCAGATCGAGAGCCTGTCCGCCCAGAGCGGCCTGTCGCGCGAGGAACTGCTCAACGGCCTCAGCCAATATCTGCCGCAGGTGGTCGACCATCTGACGCCGGATGGACGGCTGCCGACCGAGAACGAGCTCTCGGGCAGAATCTAG
- a CDS encoding 2-dehydropantoate 2-reductase, giving the protein MVADRPIVVAGAGAIGCFVGGMLAGAGRRVALLVRPRVKTEIERFGLLLTDFDGSETKLGAGQLALSEDPSILHSAGIVLVTVKSADTAAVAGLIAQHAPEDAVIVSFQNGIGNVAVLRERLGGRSVLAGMVPFNVIAMGDGRFHRSTSGDIHVGEDPDNTAAALSVSGLTVRASRDITGVQWGKLIINLNNALSALSDMPLAAQLANRDWRRLFADQMAEGLAALKAAGIVPVSSTPIPMSWSPALLRLPDAIFSAILGRTMKIDPEARSSMWQDLKQGRKTEIDYLQGAVIALAEQNHVAVPLMRRIVALIKEAEAAGNGPPRLTPQQIRGVN; this is encoded by the coding sequence GTGGTTGCGGATCGACCGATCGTGGTGGCGGGCGCCGGCGCCATCGGCTGTTTCGTCGGCGGCATGCTGGCCGGCGCCGGCCGGCGCGTCGCGCTGCTGGTGCGGCCGCGGGTGAAGACCGAGATCGAGCGGTTCGGCCTGCTCCTGACCGATTTCGACGGCTCCGAGACGAAGCTCGGCGCCGGCCAGCTTGCGCTGTCGGAAGACCCTTCCATCTTGCACAGCGCCGGCATCGTGCTGGTCACGGTGAAGAGCGCCGACACCGCCGCTGTCGCCGGCCTGATCGCGCAGCATGCGCCCGAGGATGCCGTCATCGTGTCGTTCCAGAACGGCATCGGCAATGTCGCAGTGCTGCGCGAGCGGCTCGGCGGCCGGTCCGTGCTCGCCGGCATGGTGCCGTTCAACGTGATCGCGATGGGCGATGGCCGTTTCCACCGCTCGACCTCCGGCGACATTCACGTCGGAGAAGATCCTGATAATACGGCTGCGGCGCTTTCGGTCTCCGGCCTCACGGTCCGCGCGAGCCGTGACATCACCGGCGTGCAATGGGGCAAGCTGATCATCAACCTCAACAATGCGCTGAGCGCGCTGTCCGACATGCCGCTCGCCGCGCAACTGGCGAACCGCGACTGGCGCAGATTGTTCGCCGACCAGATGGCGGAAGGGCTGGCCGCACTGAAGGCCGCCGGCATCGTGCCGGTGTCGTCGACGCCGATCCCGATGAGCTGGTCTCCGGCATTGCTGCGTTTGCCCGATGCGATCTTCAGCGCGATCCTCGGGCGGACCATGAAGATCGATCCCGAGGCGCGCTCCTCGATGTGGCAGGATCTGAAGCAGGGCCGCAAGACCGAGATCGACTATCTGCAAGGAGCGGTCATCGCGCTCGCCGAGCAGAACCATGTCGCCGTGCCGCTGATGCGCCGCATTGTTGCGCTGATCAAGGAAGCCGAGGCGGCCGGCAACGGTCCGCCGCGGCTGACGCCGCAGCAGATCCGGGGCGTGAATTGA
- a CDS encoding RraA family protein: MTITIAASSVPKPPASIIEGFRDAPTSVISDNLARLPGAVGLKPYHRGGKLVGTAFTVRTRPGDNLAIHRALDLVGPGDVIVVDGGGDETRALVGEIMKNIAQWRKAEGYVIDGAIRDVAAFAADDFPCYARAVIHRGPYKNGPGEINVPVTIGGSVIAPGDIVVGDEDGVVSFPAAGAAALLEAVRVQLAREEETLKAIREGRYQGAYGKA; this comes from the coding sequence ATGACGATCACCATCGCAGCGAGTAGCGTGCCGAAGCCGCCGGCAAGTATCATCGAAGGTTTCAGGGACGCGCCGACCTCGGTGATCTCGGACAATCTCGCCCGGCTGCCCGGGGCGGTCGGGCTGAAGCCATATCACCGCGGCGGCAAGCTGGTGGGGACGGCCTTCACCGTGCGCACCCGGCCCGGCGACAATCTCGCCATCCACCGCGCGCTCGACCTGGTCGGGCCCGGCGATGTCATCGTGGTCGATGGCGGCGGCGACGAGACGCGGGCGCTGGTCGGCGAGATCATGAAGAACATCGCGCAATGGCGCAAAGCCGAAGGCTACGTGATCGACGGCGCGATCCGCGACGTCGCGGCCTTCGCGGCCGACGACTTCCCCTGCTACGCTCGCGCGGTGATCCATCGCGGCCCCTACAAGAACGGTCCCGGCGAGATCAACGTGCCGGTGACGATCGGCGGCAGCGTGATTGCGCCCGGCGACATCGTCGTCGGCGATGAGGACGGCGTGGTGTCGTTTCCCGCCGCCGGTGCGGCCGCGCTGCTGGAAGCAGTGCGCGTCCAGCTCGCGCGCGAGGAGGAGACGCTGAAGGCAATCCGCGAGGGCCGTTACCAGGGCGCTTACGGCAAGGCCTGA
- a CDS encoding cupin domain-containing protein has product MSQKDEFHNLDDASDGLFRELAAGVTTRIFSGEQAMLSVVTLAPHAQGTLHHHPEEQWGVLLDGSAIRVQGGEEIPVKKGDFWRTPGNVPHTMRAGPDGARVLDIFSPPRPEYRKPGSGFGTT; this is encoded by the coding sequence TTGAGCCAGAAGGACGAATTCCACAATCTCGACGATGCCAGCGACGGCCTCTTCCGCGAGCTCGCCGCCGGCGTGACCACGCGCATCTTCTCCGGCGAGCAGGCGATGCTGTCGGTGGTGACGCTGGCGCCGCATGCGCAAGGCACGCTGCATCATCACCCCGAGGAGCAATGGGGTGTGCTGCTCGATGGATCCGCCATCCGCGTCCAGGGCGGTGAGGAAATCCCGGTGAAAAAGGGCGATTTCTGGCGCACGCCGGGGAACGTGCCGCACACCATGCGCGCCGGTCCCGACGGCGCCCGCGTGCTGGACATCTTCAGTCCGCCTCGGCCAGAATATCGAAAACCCGGTTCGGGGTTTGGCACGACCTAG
- a CDS encoding tripartite tricarboxylate transporter substrate-binding protein yields MTITRRALLAAPAILAMAPASAQGSKITLVVPFPPGGSTDAMARLLQSNLQTKLNRIVVVENKSGAAGALGAAQVAKSPADGSTFLVTFDSHAVIPSILDKPPVDVERELMPVLLIGTAPYVIAAGAGRPYKSFADVVAACKATPGAVKYASVGIGTLGHLAMTVLGSKAGVEIMHVPYRGGGPAMNDVLGGHVDLIAGSAALVAAQLGTNMLRPILQLGRERLPALPDTPTAIEAGFPDFETLAWWGIFAPAGTPPDVVAAMATASKEILSEPATAAQLKDTQHMTLLLQDGAAFKTFFDKQVAYWGKVVKDNNIRA; encoded by the coding sequence ATGACGATCACACGACGGGCGCTGCTGGCCGCGCCCGCCATCCTCGCGATGGCACCGGCAAGCGCGCAAGGCTCGAAAATCACGCTGGTGGTGCCATTCCCGCCGGGCGGATCGACCGATGCGATGGCCCGGTTGCTGCAGAGCAACCTGCAGACGAAGCTCAATCGCATTGTCGTGGTCGAGAACAAATCCGGCGCGGCCGGTGCGCTCGGTGCGGCGCAGGTCGCCAAGAGCCCGGCGGATGGCTCGACGTTTCTGGTGACGTTCGATTCCCATGCGGTGATCCCGTCGATCCTCGACAAGCCGCCGGTCGATGTCGAGCGCGAGCTGATGCCGGTGCTGCTCATCGGCACCGCGCCTTACGTGATTGCGGCCGGCGCCGGCCGCCCCTACAAGAGCTTTGCCGACGTGGTGGCGGCCTGCAAGGCAACGCCCGGCGCGGTGAAATATGCCTCGGTCGGCATCGGCACGCTCGGCCATCTCGCCATGACCGTGCTCGGCAGCAAGGCCGGCGTCGAGATCATGCACGTGCCCTATCGCGGCGGCGGCCCGGCCATGAACGACGTGCTCGGCGGCCATGTCGACCTCATCGCGGGATCGGCGGCGCTGGTCGCGGCCCAGCTCGGCACCAACATGTTGCGCCCGATCCTGCAGCTCGGCCGCGAGAGGTTGCCGGCCCTGCCGGACACGCCAACCGCGATCGAGGCCGGCTTTCCCGATTTCGAGACGCTGGCCTGGTGGGGCATCTTCGCGCCGGCGGGGACGCCGCCGGATGTCGTCGCGGCCATGGCGACGGCATCCAAGGAGATCCTGAGCGAGCCCGCGACCGCCGCCCAGCTCAAGGACACCCAGCACATGACGCTGCTGCTCCAGGACGGCGCTGCCTTCAAGACCTTCTTCGACAAGCAGGTCGCCTATTGGGGCAAGGTGGTGAAGGACAACAATATCCGGGCATAG
- a CDS encoding adenylate/guanylate cyclase domain-containing protein yields MIRVDNSSPDGDSDRSRPNRRIAATVFTDVVGYSRLMGSDEVGTHKRWMSLRADVLEPRVASFRGQVIKSTGDGLLLEFGDPVDAISFALDTQHHLAEISPDGGDALQLRMSANVGDIIAESDDIYGDGVNIAARLQEFAGPGGIVISGAIHDQVKDRLRYQAADLGFLTLKNIERRIRAFKIAHQGLRPPTISVAHALKPSVAVLPFQMLGLDPKDTYLSQGIIHDIVASLAGIRELFVVSSTSTLGFNDPAVDPATVCHRLGVRYLVTGTLTRQGEQLRLRVQLIDVDTRSMLWTNRYEASIAQLFDVQGEIATNIAYALLPHIHISELKHAERKIPQSMNAYDLVLQGMYRLYRLGHDDMIAARVLFERALQYDPQYAAAYALMAKWYILHIGEGHSTDFKADSEEALRLASRALEFEPSDPVALAIFGHINSFLFAAYDRALDAFDRAIWGTPNSAIAWSLSASTYCYLGDGPRAVARASYGISLSPLDPYAYFYQSALTNAHYTNETFDDAVHWGTKVMAAAPRFAANLRLLAASLVAAGSIERAREVGAAHMRIDPSFSVEKYCSWYPIKQPDRLALLAERLIEAGLPR; encoded by the coding sequence ATGATCAGAGTCGACAACAGTTCCCCGGACGGCGACTCGGATCGGAGTCGACCCAATCGCCGTATCGCTGCCACGGTGTTCACCGATGTCGTCGGATATTCCCGTCTCATGGGAAGCGACGAAGTAGGCACGCATAAGCGGTGGATGTCGCTGCGGGCCGACGTTCTCGAACCGCGCGTCGCTTCCTTTCGCGGTCAGGTGATCAAAAGCACCGGGGATGGCCTGCTTCTGGAATTCGGCGATCCGGTCGACGCGATCAGCTTCGCACTCGACACGCAACATCACCTGGCCGAAATCTCACCCGACGGCGGCGACGCGCTGCAACTGAGAATGTCCGCCAACGTCGGCGACATCATCGCCGAGAGCGACGACATTTACGGCGATGGGGTCAATATTGCGGCCCGACTACAGGAATTTGCCGGACCAGGTGGTATCGTGATTTCCGGCGCGATTCATGATCAGGTCAAGGATCGTCTCCGTTACCAGGCCGCCGATCTCGGGTTTCTCACGCTCAAGAATATCGAGCGGCGAATTCGCGCGTTCAAGATAGCTCATCAAGGATTGCGGCCTCCGACCATATCGGTAGCCCACGCGCTCAAGCCGTCAGTGGCGGTACTACCCTTCCAGATGCTCGGCCTCGATCCGAAGGATACCTATCTCTCGCAGGGAATCATTCACGACATTGTCGCCTCGCTGGCAGGTATTCGCGAGTTGTTTGTCGTATCCAGCACATCCACGCTCGGTTTCAATGATCCTGCGGTCGATCCCGCGACCGTCTGTCATCGCCTGGGCGTGCGATATCTCGTCACTGGAACGTTGACGCGACAAGGCGAGCAGTTGCGGTTACGGGTGCAACTGATCGACGTCGATACGCGCTCGATGCTGTGGACCAATCGGTACGAAGCGTCGATTGCGCAGCTCTTTGACGTTCAGGGAGAAATCGCGACCAACATCGCGTACGCATTGCTTCCGCACATTCATATCTCGGAGCTGAAGCATGCCGAGCGAAAGATTCCGCAAAGCATGAACGCATATGATCTCGTTCTGCAGGGAATGTATCGCCTGTACCGCCTCGGTCACGATGACATGATTGCGGCGCGGGTATTGTTCGAGCGTGCCCTGCAATACGATCCGCAATATGCGGCAGCCTACGCCCTGATGGCCAAGTGGTATATCCTGCACATCGGCGAAGGGCATTCCACCGACTTCAAGGCGGATTCGGAAGAGGCGCTCAGGCTTGCGTCGCGAGCGCTCGAGTTCGAGCCGTCGGATCCAGTTGCACTCGCCATTTTCGGACACATCAATTCCTTTCTCTTCGCCGCGTATGACCGTGCCCTCGATGCTTTCGACCGTGCCATCTGGGGAACGCCCAATTCCGCCATTGCGTGGTCCCTGAGCGCATCGACATACTGCTATCTCGGCGATGGACCGCGTGCCGTGGCGCGCGCGTCCTACGGAATATCGCTGTCGCCGCTCGATCCGTACGCCTATTTCTATCAGTCGGCGCTCACCAACGCGCACTACACCAATGAGACCTTCGACGATGCCGTGCATTGGGGCACGAAGGTCATGGCCGCTGCTCCGCGGTTTGCCGCGAATTTGCGGCTTCTTGCCGCGAGCCTCGTGGCCGCCGGTTCTATCGAGCGGGCGCGCGAAGTTGGCGCCGCGCACATGAGGATCGATCCCTCGTTCTCGGTTGAGAAATATTGCAGTTGGTATCCAATCAAGCAGCCGGACCGGCTCGCTCTACTTGCTGAACGATTGATTGAAGCTGGGTTGCCTCGCTGA
- a CDS encoding phosphatase PAP2 family protein, which translates to MGMGMGMGMGMGMGMGMGMGMGMGMGMGMGMGMAFGATPPELGFRPLTLQYDLGPNTDPSFPEKLLPKECWKGREGPWDPDVLCLLSLTEFIRDTDWDTIYTDIAAERPTLLAWQPTQPDYQDFVACEILQLQLLMQTDRERYMGEIVAQHDNAPGYWVSLMAANNREHHYTLVVMNLAVRIGQIVAAFYKDYYKRPRPSYACPGLLPAFGPPAHASFPSGHSLQSWLMSLFLEEVACSYKYELEWLADRVAVNRERAGVHYRSDTEAGKFIAKKCKAKIMALPATSKIKKLFAAAKTEWSQPITTAPAPAPV; encoded by the coding sequence ATGGGTATGGGTATGGGTATGGGTATGGGTATGGGTATGGGAATGGGCATGGGAATGGGAATGGGAATGGGAATGGGCATGGGCATGGGGATGGGGATGGCTTTCGGTGCCACGCCTCCCGAGCTCGGCTTCCGACCGCTGACCTTGCAGTACGACCTCGGGCCGAACACGGATCCGAGCTTTCCGGAGAAATTGCTGCCCAAGGAATGCTGGAAAGGCAGGGAGGGCCCGTGGGATCCCGATGTCCTTTGTCTGCTCTCTCTCACGGAGTTCATAAGGGATACCGATTGGGACACGATCTACACGGACATCGCCGCGGAGCGGCCGACCCTGCTCGCCTGGCAACCGACCCAGCCGGACTATCAGGATTTTGTGGCCTGCGAGATCTTGCAACTTCAGCTGCTCATGCAGACCGATCGCGAGCGCTACATGGGCGAAATCGTTGCGCAGCATGACAATGCGCCCGGATATTGGGTGAGCCTGATGGCGGCCAATAATCGTGAGCACCACTATACGCTGGTGGTCATGAATCTTGCCGTTCGAATCGGCCAGATCGTGGCGGCCTTTTACAAGGACTACTACAAGCGACCGCGGCCATCGTACGCCTGCCCAGGCTTGCTGCCAGCCTTCGGCCCACCAGCACATGCTTCATTTCCAAGCGGTCATTCCTTGCAGAGCTGGCTCATGTCTCTGTTCCTGGAGGAGGTCGCGTGTTCCTACAAGTATGAACTCGAATGGCTTGCTGACAGAGTCGCAGTGAACCGCGAGCGAGCGGGGGTGCACTATCGAAGCGATACCGAGGCAGGAAAGTTCATCGCCAAGAAGTGCAAGGCAAAGATCATGGCTCTGCCTGCCACCTCCAAGATCAAGAAACTTTTCGCGGCGGCCAAGACGGAATGGAGCCAGCCAATAACAACGGCGCCCGCGCCCGCTCCGGTCTAA